In Pseudomonas sp. Leaf58, one DNA window encodes the following:
- the phnX gene encoding phosphonoacetaldehyde hydrolase, with protein MNYSNPTQLQAAILDWAGTVVDFGSFAPTQIFVEAFAEFDVQVSIEEARGPMGMGKWDHIRTLCDVPAIAERYRKVFGRTPTDDDVTALYNRFMPLQIEKIAVHSALIPGALSTLTGLRQDGLKIGSCSGYPKVVMDKVVELAAQNGYVADHVVATDETPNGRPWPAQALANVIALGIDDVAACVKVDDTVPGILEGRRAGMWTVALVCSGNALGLTWEGYQALSAEQLESERQRIHALFAGSRPHYLIDTINDLPEVVADINRRLAKGEMPQTS; from the coding sequence ATGAACTACAGCAACCCCACCCAGCTGCAAGCCGCCATCCTCGACTGGGCCGGCACCGTGGTCGACTTCGGCTCCTTCGCCCCAACCCAGATATTCGTCGAAGCTTTTGCCGAATTCGATGTGCAGGTGTCCATCGAAGAAGCCCGCGGCCCGATGGGCATGGGCAAGTGGGACCACATCCGCACCTTGTGCGATGTGCCGGCGATAGCCGAGCGCTACCGCAAGGTGTTCGGCCGTACCCCGACCGACGATGACGTCACTGCCCTCTACAACCGCTTCATGCCGCTGCAGATCGAGAAAATTGCCGTGCACTCGGCACTGATCCCCGGCGCCCTGAGCACCCTTACCGGGCTGCGCCAGGACGGCCTGAAGATCGGCTCGTGCTCGGGCTACCCGAAAGTGGTGATGGACAAAGTGGTGGAGTTGGCTGCGCAGAATGGCTACGTGGCCGACCATGTAGTGGCCACCGACGAAACCCCGAACGGCCGCCCATGGCCGGCCCAGGCGCTGGCTAACGTAATCGCCCTGGGGATCGACGATGTGGCGGCCTGCGTAAAGGTCGACGACACCGTGCCGGGTATTCTCGAAGGCCGCCGTGCCGGCATGTGGACCGTGGCCCTGGTGTGCTCGGGCAATGCCTTGGGGCTGACCTGGGAAGGCTACCAGGCACTGAGCGCCGAGCAGTTGGAGAGCGAACGCCAGCGCATTCACGCGCTGTTCGCCGGCTCCCGCCCGCACTACCTGATCGACACCATCAACGATTTGCCCGAAGTGGTTGCCGACATCAACCGGCGCTTGGCCAAGGGCGAAATGCCGCAAACATCCTGA
- a CDS encoding AI-2E family transporter has protein sequence MNEAALQNRALAVLLALVTIAFVWILLPYYGAIFWAVILGILFAPLQRHLLIRFGRRRNLAAAATLLVCLLVAVLPVIITSALLVQEGAMLYQRVESGQLDIAGYVERGKDMLPAFAQQGLDSMGMGNLDGLRDKITKWATQGSQVLASQAFNFGQGTFEFVVSFGVMTYLLFFFLREGGEVARRVRLAVPLPEQQKRRLQLKFNRVVRATVKGNVLVAITQGALGGLIFWVLDIPSALVWAVLMAFLSLLPAVGAGIVWAPVAAYFLLTGAILPGAILTAFGVLVIGLVDNLLRPILVGKDTRMPDYLILVSTLGGLAVFGLNGFVIGPLIAALFLSSWAIFAATKPQVQLPE, from the coding sequence ATGAACGAAGCCGCTTTACAGAACAGAGCCCTGGCAGTGCTTCTGGCGCTGGTGACCATCGCCTTCGTGTGGATTTTGCTGCCTTACTACGGCGCGATCTTCTGGGCGGTGATACTCGGCATCCTGTTCGCCCCGTTGCAGCGCCACCTGCTGATCCGCTTTGGGCGCCGGCGCAACCTGGCCGCGGCCGCCACCTTGTTGGTGTGCCTGCTGGTGGCGGTGCTGCCGGTGATCATTACCAGTGCACTGTTGGTGCAGGAAGGCGCCATGCTGTACCAGCGTGTCGAGAGTGGGCAATTGGACATCGCCGGTTATGTCGAGCGCGGCAAGGACATGCTCCCGGCCTTTGCCCAGCAGGGCCTGGACAGCATGGGCATGGGTAACCTGGACGGGCTGCGCGACAAGATTACCAAGTGGGCCACCCAGGGCAGCCAAGTGCTGGCCAGCCAGGCGTTCAACTTTGGCCAGGGCACGTTCGAGTTCGTGGTCAGCTTCGGCGTCATGACGTACTTGTTGTTCTTCTTCCTGCGCGAAGGCGGGGAGGTCGCCCGCCGGGTGCGGCTGGCAGTACCGCTGCCCGAGCAGCAGAAGCGCCGGTTGCAACTGAAGTTCAACCGCGTGGTGCGGGCGACGGTGAAAGGCAATGTGCTGGTTGCCATTACGCAGGGCGCGTTGGGCGGTTTAATTTTTTGGGTACTGGATATTCCCAGCGCGCTGGTGTGGGCGGTGCTGATGGCGTTTCTGTCGCTGTTGCCAGCAGTGGGGGCGGGCATCGTCTGGGCGCCGGTGGCGGCGTATTTCCTGCTGACCGGGGCGATATTGCCGGGGGCGATCCTGACCGCGTTCGGCGTGCTGGTGATAGGCCTGGTGGATAACCTTTTGCGGCCGATTCTGGTGGGCAAGGATACGCGCATGCCGGACTACCTGATCCTGGTGTCGACGCTGGGCGGGTTGGCGGTGTTTGGGCTTAACGGGTTTGTGATCGGGCCGTTGATCGCTGCCTTGTTCTTGTCGAGCTGGGCAATCTTTGCGGCGACCAAGCCGCAGGTGCAGTTGCCGGAGTAG
- a CDS encoding DUF411 domain-containing protein, producing MLRKHLLTLSLLAVTGLAQAAETIDVYRDPNCGCCKAWISHLRDNGFTVNDHVEPNMSAVKQRLGVAPRLASCHTGVIDGKFVEGHVPAEQVRLLATRSDLKGLAVPGMPMGSPGMEMGDHKDAYQVIGVTQEGKDSVVANY from the coding sequence ATGCTGCGCAAACACTTGCTGACCCTGAGCCTGCTGGCCGTCACCGGCCTGGCCCAGGCTGCCGAGACCATCGACGTCTACCGCGACCCCAACTGCGGTTGCTGCAAAGCTTGGATCAGCCACCTGCGCGACAACGGTTTCACCGTCAACGACCATGTCGAACCCAACATGAGCGCGGTCAAGCAACGCCTGGGCGTGGCGCCGCGCTTGGCGTCGTGCCACACCGGGGTGATCGACGGCAAGTTCGTCGAGGGCCACGTGCCGGCCGAGCAGGTACGCCTGCTAGCCACGCGCAGCGACCTCAAGGGCCTGGCCGTACCGGGCATGCCCATGGGCTCGCCGGGCATGGAAATGGGTGACCACAAGGATGCCTACCAGGTCATCGGCGTGACCCAGGAGGGCAAGGACAGCGTGGTCGCCAACTACTGA
- the yegQ gene encoding tRNA 5-hydroxyuridine modification protein YegQ → MTPTAKPELLAPAGTLKTMRYAFAYGADAVYAGQPRYSLRVRNNEFDHANLALGIQEAHALGKRFYVVVNIAPHNAKLKTFLKDLAPVIEMAPDALIMSDPGLIMLVRQHFPQMPVHLSVQANTVNWASVQFWQQLGLSRVILSRELSLEEIEEIRQQVPNMELEVFVHGALCMAYSGRCLLSGYLNKRDANQGTCTNACRWKYDATPATENATGDIVREVQPTLGLGTPTEQVFLLQESNRPGSEMPAFEDEHGTYIMNAKDLRAIQHVERLAGMGVHSLKIEGRTKSHFYCARAVQSYRQAIDDAVAGRPFDRALMGNLESLAQRGYTEGFLRRHVHDEYQNYQRGNSVSERQQFVGELTGARVDGLAEVKVKNRFAVGDHLELMTPRGNYHFDLHRLCDRQQQAIQVAPGDGHVVYLPIPEQVALDYALLMRDLGTDEASS, encoded by the coding sequence ATGACTCCTACCGCCAAGCCCGAACTACTGGCCCCCGCCGGCACCCTCAAGACCATGCGCTACGCCTTTGCCTATGGCGCCGACGCGGTCTACGCCGGCCAGCCACGCTACAGCTTGCGGGTGCGCAACAACGAGTTCGACCATGCCAACCTGGCCTTGGGCATCCAGGAGGCACATGCGCTGGGCAAGCGCTTCTACGTAGTGGTCAACATCGCCCCGCACAATGCCAAGCTCAAGACCTTCCTCAAGGACCTGGCACCGGTGATCGAAATGGCCCCGGATGCGCTGATCATGTCCGACCCCGGCCTGATCATGCTGGTGCGCCAGCACTTCCCGCAGATGCCGGTACACCTGTCGGTGCAGGCCAACACGGTCAACTGGGCCAGCGTGCAGTTCTGGCAGCAACTGGGCCTGAGCCGGGTGATCCTGTCGCGCGAGCTGTCGCTGGAAGAGATCGAGGAAATTCGCCAACAAGTGCCAAACATGGAGCTGGAAGTGTTTGTCCATGGCGCCCTGTGCATGGCCTACTCCGGCCGCTGCCTGTTGTCGGGCTACCTCAACAAACGCGATGCCAACCAGGGCACCTGCACCAATGCCTGCCGCTGGAAGTACGACGCCACGCCGGCCACCGAGAACGCCACCGGCGACATCGTGCGCGAAGTGCAGCCGACCCTGGGCCTGGGCACACCTACCGAGCAGGTGTTCCTGCTGCAGGAAAGCAACCGCCCCGGCAGCGAAATGCCGGCATTCGAGGACGAGCACGGCACCTACATCATGAATGCCAAGGACCTGCGCGCCATCCAGCACGTCGAGCGCCTGGCCGGCATGGGCGTGCACTCGCTGAAGATCGAAGGCCGCACCAAGTCGCACTTCTACTGCGCCCGCGCGGTGCAGTCGTACCGCCAGGCCATTGACGACGCCGTGGCTGGGCGGCCGTTCGACCGCGCGCTGATGGGCAACCTGGAATCTCTGGCGCAACGTGGCTATACCGAAGGCTTCCTGCGCCGCCACGTGCACGACGAGTACCAGAACTACCAACGCGGCAACTCGGTCTCCGAACGCCAGCAGTTCGTTGGCGAGCTGACCGGTGCGCGTGTCGATGGCCTGGCCGAGGTCAAAGTGAAGAACCGCTTCGCCGTGGGCGACCATCTGGAGCTGATGACCCCGCGCGGCAATTACCACTTCGACCTGCACCGCCTGTGCGACCGCCAGCAGCAGGCCATTCAGGTGGCGCCGGGGGACGGCCATGTGGTGTACCTGCCAATCCCAGAGCAGGTCGCGCTGGACTACGCCCTGCTGATGCGCGACCTCGGTACCGACGAGGCGTCCAGCTGA
- a CDS encoding 2-aminoethylphosphonate--pyruvate transaminase, translated as MSNAPILLTPGPLTTSSRTRQAMLVDWGSWDRDFNQLTASVCEQLLAILDGSASHHCVPLQGSGTFAVEAAIGTLVPRNGKVLVLINGAYGQRLAKICKVLGRTYSTFETAEDQPTTAADVDRLLAADPAITHVALIHCETSTGILNPLAEIARVIKGHGKRLIIDAMSSFGALPIDAREIPFEALIAASGKCLEGVPGMGFVFAEKTALAAAEGNAHSLAMDLHDQHAYMAKTGQWRFTPPTHVVAALHEALQQYNEEGGLPARHQRYADNCKTLLEGMAAIGLRSFLPAAIQAPIIVTFHAPNDARYQFKDFYERVKAKGFILYPGKLTQVETFRVGCIGVVGADGMQAAVNAVAEVLREMEVLDI; from the coding sequence ATGAGCAACGCCCCGATCCTGCTGACCCCCGGCCCACTGACTACCTCGTCCCGCACCCGCCAAGCCATGCTGGTGGACTGGGGCTCCTGGGACCGTGATTTCAACCAACTGACGGCCAGCGTGTGCGAACAATTGCTGGCCATTCTCGACGGCAGCGCCAGCCACCACTGCGTGCCCCTGCAAGGCAGCGGCACCTTCGCCGTGGAAGCCGCCATCGGCACCTTGGTGCCGCGCAATGGCAAGGTTCTGGTGCTGATCAACGGCGCCTACGGCCAGCGCCTGGCAAAAATCTGCAAGGTACTGGGCCGCACCTACAGCACCTTTGAAACCGCCGAAGACCAGCCGACCACCGCCGCCGACGTCGACCGCCTGCTGGCTGCCGACCCGGCTATTACACATGTCGCACTGATCCATTGCGAAACCAGCACCGGCATCCTCAACCCATTGGCCGAGATCGCCCGAGTGATCAAAGGCCACGGCAAGCGCCTGATCATCGATGCCATGAGTTCGTTCGGCGCACTGCCCATCGATGCCCGCGAAATACCCTTCGAGGCCCTGATCGCTGCCTCCGGCAAATGCCTGGAAGGCGTACCGGGCATGGGCTTCGTGTTTGCCGAAAAAACCGCCCTGGCTGCCGCCGAAGGCAATGCCCACTCGCTGGCCATGGACCTGCACGACCAGCACGCCTACATGGCCAAGACCGGCCAGTGGCGCTTCACCCCGCCCACCCACGTGGTCGCCGCCCTGCACGAAGCGCTGCAGCAATACAACGAGGAAGGTGGCTTGCCAGCACGCCACCAACGCTACGCGGACAACTGCAAGACCCTGCTCGAAGGCATGGCCGCCATCGGCCTGCGCAGCTTCCTGCCGGCCGCGATCCAGGCGCCGATCATTGTCACCTTCCACGCGCCGAACGATGCCCGCTACCAGTTCAAAGACTTCTATGAGCGGGTCAAGGCCAAGGGCTTCATCCTCTACCCAGGCAAGCTGACCCAAGTGGAAACCTTCCGTGTCGGCTGCATCGGCGTGGTCGGGGCGGACGGCATGCAGGCCGCCGTGAACGCCGTGGCCGAAGTGCTGCGGGAAATGGAAGTGCTGGACATCTGA
- a CDS encoding YqaA family protein, with translation MLSLWALFLSAFGAATLLPLQSEAVLVGLLLRQPEAWATLLLVATLGNVLGSVVNWLLGRALEHLRDKRWFPFSAVQLQRAQQRYQRWGQWSLLLSWVPLIGDPLTLIAGIMREPFWRFLLLVTLAKAGRYAVLAMITLGWFHAL, from the coding sequence ATGCTCAGCCTGTGGGCGCTGTTCCTCAGCGCCTTCGGCGCCGCCACCCTGCTGCCGCTGCAATCGGAGGCAGTGCTGGTCGGCCTGTTGCTGCGCCAGCCCGAGGCTTGGGCGACCCTGCTGCTGGTGGCCACCCTGGGCAATGTGCTCGGTTCGGTCGTCAACTGGTTACTGGGCCGCGCCCTCGAGCACCTGCGCGACAAGCGCTGGTTCCCGTTCAGTGCAGTACAGCTGCAGCGCGCGCAGCAGCGCTACCAGCGCTGGGGGCAATGGTCGCTGCTGCTTAGCTGGGTGCCGCTGATCGGCGACCCGCTGACACTGATCGCTGGGATCATGCGCGAGCCGTTCTGGCGTTTCCTGCTGCTGGTCACCCTGGCCAAGGCCGGCCGCTATGCAGTGCTGGCGATGATCACCCTGGGCTGGTTTCACGCCTTGTAA